In Monodelphis domestica isolate mMonDom1 chromosome 4, mMonDom1.pri, whole genome shotgun sequence, one DNA window encodes the following:
- the LOC130459046 gene encoding vomeronasal type-2 receptor 26-like, producing MFAVEEINRNTKLLHNITLGFHIFNTYHNDDRTLESSLRWLSGQGPTIPNYSCEKQSKSIVVIGGATSCLVSIQVTYGLFDPLLSDPVQFPSVYQMAPRDTSLPLAMVQLMMHFKWTWVGLVASDDSRSENFLRDLQEEMVRNDVCVAFIHKVFTGLTEDKHDHSYFLEMLSYSTARVIVIYGNTDALLTLRFSEVPHTLLYRMWITSSHWDIAKKPGYIYFDNFHGALIFTDQTSKIPGFKHFLKTINPAKDPEDIFLQNFWNSAFGCTSEIGKGDGAVCSPNASLDTLRLSYLDITISDQSYTVYNAVYAVAWALHEMFLVRSEMESNRNGNNSGTYAWKVRSPL from the exons AGGAACACCAAACTTTTACACAATATAACCCTGGGATTCCACATCTTCAATACCTATCACAATGATGACAGAACCTTGGAGAGCTCCCTGCGGTGGCTGTCTGGCCAGGGACCAACCATTCCAAATTACAGCTGTGAGAAGCAGAGCAAGTCTATAGTGGTCATTGGAGGAGCCAC CTCATGTTTGGTTTCTATTCAGGTCACCTATGGCCTCTTTGATCCACTCTTGAGTGACCCAGTCCAGTTTCCTTCTGTCTATCAGATGGCCCCCAGGGACACCTCTCTTCCTCTTGCCATGGTTCAATTAATGATGCATTTCAAATGGACCTGGGTGGGATTGGTTGCCTCAGATGATTCAAGAAGTGAGAATTTCCTCAGGGACCTTCAAGAAGAAATGGTCAGAAATGATGTCTGTGTCGCTTTTATACACAAGGTCTTTACTGGTTTGACAGAAGATAAACATGATCATTCTTATTTTCTCGAAATGCTATCTTATTCTACAGCCAGGGTGATTGTAATTTATGGCAATACAGATGCACTACTCACCCTAAGGTTTAGCGAGGTTCCTCATACCCTTCTATACAGAATGTGGATCACCAGCAGTCACTGGGATATTGCCAAAAAACCAGGTTATATCTATTTTGACAATTTCCACGGAGCTCTGATATTCACAGATCAGACAAGTAAGATTCCTGGTTTCAAACATTTTCTGAAAACCATTAACCCTGCCAAAGACCCAGAGGATATCTTCCTTCAGAACTTCTGGAACTCAGCTTTTGGATGTACATCtgaaattggaaaaggagatggagCTGTCTGTTCACCAAATGCTTCCTTGGACACACTGAGATTGAGCTATTTAGACATAACTATATCTGACCAGAGTTATACTGTTTATAATGCTGTGTATGCTGTAGCCTGGGCCCTTCATGAAATGTTCTTGGTGAGATCAGAAATGGAATCCAATAGAAATGGGAACAACTCAGGTACTTATGCCTGGAAGGTAAGATCTCCCCTTTAG